Proteins co-encoded in one Arthrobacter globiformis genomic window:
- a CDS encoding S1C family serine protease yields MELEKYAHSLPRCAVVLGAVTLLVAGCQQGSSTPSQSSSQPASTSASTSEGSSGASHHMEGGISQADPLPQGDQHPAELRPQELYALGEKSVFAIEGQRPDDFVVSATGFLVDKEGGMGVTNAHVVEGLSAISGRFNTGEKGALHVIASDPCTDLAVVHFSSALPKQTEALIFGNSADVKPGDSVTVLGFPGTATQNSAEQKLLITSGLVNAIKVPARGPGLPEYKDTIQHGATVNPGNSGGPLLDHHGRIVGINTLTYLGSQNAPAQGQFYSISSDSAKREIVDKLLKGDSPNNMGWAVEEYYPGYFAALDSTRGPALDAQLARQGVKGGLYVKGVTAGAGASKAGIKPGMLLTRLQNTSVATIAKMCDITESILPGATAVVDGLNLLSDPAKFDQQFHVEFVVPGKH; encoded by the coding sequence ATGGAACTGGAAAAATACGCTCACTCGCTACCCCGTTGCGCGGTCGTGCTCGGGGCTGTGACGTTACTAGTTGCGGGCTGCCAGCAGGGAAGTTCCACGCCAAGCCAATCGTCCTCGCAGCCGGCTTCAACCTCGGCCAGCACATCGGAGGGCTCATCCGGGGCCTCCCATCATATGGAGGGCGGTATCTCACAGGCTGATCCACTGCCTCAAGGTGACCAGCATCCTGCTGAGTTGAGGCCCCAAGAGTTGTATGCACTTGGTGAAAAGTCGGTGTTCGCGATTGAGGGGCAGCGGCCGGATGACTTCGTAGTGTCTGCCACCGGTTTCCTGGTGGACAAGGAAGGGGGGATGGGTGTCACGAATGCCCATGTAGTGGAGGGTCTCTCGGCGATTTCTGGCCGATTCAACACCGGCGAGAAGGGGGCTCTTCACGTGATCGCATCGGATCCATGTACGGATCTTGCCGTCGTGCACTTCTCCTCCGCGCTGCCAAAGCAAACCGAGGCTCTCATCTTCGGCAATTCCGCTGACGTGAAGCCGGGCGATTCTGTGACTGTGCTCGGTTTCCCGGGTACCGCCACCCAGAACTCTGCGGAACAGAAATTGCTCATCACCTCGGGTCTGGTAAACGCGATAAAGGTGCCGGCCCGGGGTCCTGGCCTGCCTGAATATAAGGACACAATCCAGCACGGGGCGACCGTCAATCCCGGGAACTCCGGGGGTCCCTTGCTGGATCACCATGGCCGTATCGTAGGGATAAATACCTTGACCTACTTGGGCTCGCAGAATGCGCCAGCTCAGGGTCAGTTCTATTCCATATCGAGCGATTCGGCCAAGCGCGAGATCGTCGACAAGCTCCTCAAAGGTGACTCGCCGAACAACATGGGGTGGGCAGTCGAGGAATATTACCCCGGCTATTTTGCGGCTTTGGACAGCACACGGGGTCCTGCTCTGGACGCCCAGCTGGCGCGGCAAGGGGTTAAAGGCGGGCTTTACGTCAAGGGGGTCACTGCAGGTGCGGGCGCCAGCAAAGCGGGGATCAAGCCGGGCATGCTGCTGACGCGGTTACAGAATACGTCTGTGGCCACTATCGCAAAGATGTGTGACATCACCGAATCCATACTCCCCGGCGCGACTGCCGTGGTTGACGGGCTCAACCTCCTCTCAGACCCTGCCAAATTTGACCAGCAGTTCCATGTGGAGTTCGTGGTGCCCGGCAAGCACTGA
- a CDS encoding response regulator transcription factor — translation MGSRGLCLVIEDDQDIRDLLTLILTRVGFDVHAVANGIEGVAAAWEHHPVLVTVDLNLPDMDGLDVAGYIRKRSEAPLLFITARAEVDDEMAGMASGAAAYLTKPFRPRQLIEAVNRLCPTGPLTAHFQDQHT, via the coding sequence GTGGGTTCACGCGGGCTTTGCCTGGTCATCGAGGACGACCAGGATATTCGTGATCTGCTGACGCTGATCCTGACGCGGGTTGGCTTTGATGTTCATGCGGTCGCCAACGGCATTGAGGGTGTCGCCGCGGCGTGGGAACACCATCCCGTCCTGGTGACGGTGGACCTGAATCTGCCGGACATGGACGGCTTGGACGTTGCCGGGTATATCCGGAAAAGGTCCGAGGCGCCCTTGCTGTTCATTACTGCCCGGGCAGAGGTTGACGACGAAATGGCAGGCATGGCCTCGGGAGCGGCGGCCTATCTGACTAAGCCCTTCCGCCCCCGGCAGCTCATCGAGGCAGTGAACCGGCTCTGCCCCACAGGCCCCCTGACCGCCCATTTCCAGGATCAGCACACCTAG
- a CDS encoding LacI family DNA-binding transcriptional regulator: MEPAAPGTIVTLKDVAAASGVSISTASRALDERTTSRSAAAAHVRKIAEELGYRRNSFASSLRRGETRTLGVLVPRLSDTVMALMFEAVERAASGRGYFAMVASSGDDPEDERRAAETLLDRNVDGLILATARLDDELPRLLRQRGVAHALVLRTDGESPSAIGDDEVGGYLAVRHLIDLGHREIAVVTGPNFTSTGTARLAGARRALDEAGIKSREEWLIAAGYGIENGFTAGETLFAGKPRVRPTAIFAANDNIAMGVMAAAHRNGITIPDDLALVGYNDIPLAARLPTPLSSVRVPLDQIAATAIDLIINPGAEPHIRRSMPTLIPRQSSGAPKHFASQADT; encoded by the coding sequence ATGGAACCGGCAGCACCGGGCACTATCGTCACGCTGAAGGACGTCGCCGCGGCCAGCGGCGTGAGCATCTCGACTGCCAGCCGTGCCCTGGATGAACGGACGACGTCACGTTCCGCTGCCGCCGCGCACGTCAGGAAAATAGCCGAGGAACTGGGCTACCGCCGCAACTCCTTCGCATCCAGCCTCCGACGGGGCGAAACCAGGACCCTAGGCGTGTTGGTGCCTCGTCTCAGTGACACCGTGATGGCGCTGATGTTCGAGGCGGTCGAACGGGCCGCTTCCGGCAGGGGCTACTTTGCCATGGTCGCCAGCAGCGGGGACGACCCCGAAGACGAGCGTCGGGCGGCCGAAACACTCCTGGACAGAAACGTGGACGGCCTGATCCTCGCCACCGCCCGGCTCGACGATGAACTGCCCCGGCTCCTCCGCCAACGCGGAGTAGCCCACGCGCTGGTTCTGCGTACCGACGGCGAGAGCCCCTCCGCTATAGGGGATGACGAGGTCGGTGGATATCTCGCCGTACGCCACCTCATCGATCTGGGACACCGCGAGATCGCGGTCGTCACCGGGCCGAACTTCACCTCCACCGGAACCGCACGTCTGGCAGGAGCCCGCAGAGCTCTGGACGAAGCAGGAATCAAATCGCGGGAAGAGTGGCTGATCGCCGCCGGCTATGGCATCGAAAACGGCTTCACTGCAGGCGAAACACTCTTCGCTGGAAAACCACGGGTGCGTCCCACAGCCATCTTTGCCGCCAACGACAACATCGCCATGGGTGTCATGGCAGCGGCCCACCGCAACGGCATCACCATCCCTGATGATCTCGCGCTGGTCGGATACAACGACATCCCCCTCGCTGCACGGCTTCCCACCCCATTGAGCTCCGTGCGAGTTCCGCTGGACCAGATTGCGGCCACCGCCATCGACCTCATTATTAACCCAGGCGCGGAGCCCCATATTCGGCGGTCCATGCCGACCCTCATCCCGCGCCAGTCCAGCGGAGCACCCAAGCACTTTGCTAGTCAGGCCGATACGTAG
- a CDS encoding sigma factor-like helix-turn-helix DNA-binding protein, translating into MKRDLIEEALTRLDREQREVLVALHYRKIPVSELAVHLNIPTDTVNTCALSALRAIHKFLKDSPQQ; encoded by the coding sequence TTGAAACGTGACCTGATCGAGGAAGCGCTGACGAGGCTGGACCGGGAACAGCGTGAGGTACTGGTGGCGCTGCATTATCGCAAGATCCCGGTAAGCGAACTGGCCGTGCACCTGAACATCCCAACCGACACGGTAAATACCTGTGCGCTCTCCGCGCTGAGGGCCATCCACAAATTCCTCAAGGACAGCCCCCAGCAATAG
- a CDS encoding SRPBCC family protein, which yields MQTVEETIDVEVPVRTAYDQWTQFESFPNFMSGVDSVTQLTDRTNHWVVNIGGVKREFDTEIIEQRPYERIAWRSTDGESHAGAVAFTPLKTGMTRVWVRLEWAPDTFTEKAGAALGFDNMQVRADLRRFKDFIEARGTETGTWRGEVY from the coding sequence ATGCAAACAGTCGAAGAAACCATTGACGTCGAGGTCCCGGTGCGCACCGCGTATGACCAGTGGACCCAGTTCGAGTCTTTCCCCAATTTCATGTCCGGAGTGGACTCGGTCACCCAGCTCACCGACCGGACGAATCACTGGGTGGTGAACATCGGCGGGGTGAAGCGGGAATTCGATACCGAAATCATCGAACAACGCCCCTATGAGCGGATTGCCTGGCGCAGCACTGACGGTGAGTCGCACGCCGGCGCCGTGGCCTTCACACCGCTAAAGACCGGGATGACACGGGTGTGGGTCCGGTTGGAATGGGCACCCGACACCTTCACCGAGAAGGCCGGGGCCGCGCTGGGGTTCGACAACATGCAGGTCAGGGCGGACCTGCGCCGCTTCAAGGACTTCATCGAAGCCAGAGGCACCGAAACCGGCACCTGGCGCGGAGAGGTCTACTAG
- a CDS encoding DUF3040 domain-containing protein — MALSDEERRHLENLEQELAAADPDLNRILQSGLRRNRATARIVYGVLAP, encoded by the coding sequence ATGGCGCTGTCAGATGAAGAACGCAGGCACCTTGAAAATCTCGAACAGGAACTGGCCGCCGCCGATCCGGATCTAAACCGGATACTTCAGTCGGGATTACGGCGCAACAGAGCAACGGCGCGTATTGTTTACGGTGTCCTGGCGCCTTAG
- a CDS encoding dihydrodipicolinate synthase family protein: MTIDLRGLVPAPVTPFNRDGSVDVDAIHRLGGWLASVEGVKGLVVLGHAGEGTFLTQDEQALVIREFKNAVNGEIPIIAGITGEGNTVAALEAKRAVEAGASAGLVYPSHGWLRFGYQKGAPQTRYKEIYETSGLPLILFQYPDATKATYDLETQLEIAGQEGVFATKNGVRNMKRWDTEIPVLRATYPDLQILTCHDEYLLHTMFDVDGALVGYGGLAPEPLVELIAAGKAKDYTAARAIHDRLLPVTKNVYHRGSHMEGTVALKEGLVARGILEHATVRPPLLPLAEGADQEIALALKSANLGSVTATV, encoded by the coding sequence ATGACCATCGATCTCCGCGGACTCGTTCCCGCCCCCGTCACCCCCTTCAACCGCGACGGCAGCGTCGACGTCGACGCGATCCACCGGCTCGGCGGCTGGCTGGCCAGCGTCGAAGGCGTCAAGGGCCTGGTGGTCCTCGGCCATGCAGGCGAAGGCACCTTCCTCACCCAGGACGAGCAAGCCCTGGTCATCCGCGAGTTCAAGAACGCCGTCAACGGCGAGATCCCGATCATCGCCGGCATCACCGGTGAAGGAAACACCGTCGCGGCCCTGGAAGCCAAGCGGGCCGTTGAAGCCGGCGCATCGGCCGGACTGGTCTACCCCTCCCACGGCTGGCTCCGGTTCGGGTACCAGAAGGGCGCCCCGCAGACCCGCTACAAGGAAATCTACGAAACCTCCGGCCTGCCGCTGATCCTCTTCCAGTACCCCGACGCCACCAAGGCCACCTACGACCTGGAAACACAGCTCGAAATCGCAGGCCAGGAAGGCGTGTTCGCCACCAAGAACGGCGTCCGGAACATGAAGCGCTGGGACACCGAAATCCCCGTCCTGCGCGCAACCTACCCGGACCTGCAGATCCTGACCTGCCACGACGAGTACCTGCTGCACACCATGTTCGACGTCGACGGCGCACTGGTCGGCTACGGCGGACTCGCCCCCGAGCCGCTGGTGGAACTGATCGCCGCCGGCAAGGCCAAGGACTACACCGCCGCACGCGCCATCCACGACCGCCTCCTGCCGGTCACCAAGAACGTCTACCACCGCGGCTCCCACATGGAAGGCACCGTCGCCCTCAAGGAAGGCCTCGTCGCCCGCGGCATCCTCGAGCACGCCACCGTCCGCCCGCCACTGCTTCCCCTGGCCGAAGGAGCCGACCAGGAAATCGCCCTGGCACTGAAGTCCGCGAACCTGGGCAGCGTCACCGCTACCGTCTGA
- the grpE gene encoding nucleotide exchange factor GrpE, translated as MDPRAELAIGPPYWVLAAIAAAALATLILGFTAAKVLRRGAVRGDPAPIPAPASSGVDCGAKVLSTQRYNVLLQALMGTYDLSSSEIVRAHVQKSLRTVGVTPITPTLGEPFDLELHNGVAGVTAPSPYLVFRVARVLRPGWRTDDAVLRLADVEVYKRETT; from the coding sequence ATGGACCCACGCGCAGAACTCGCCATCGGCCCTCCCTACTGGGTCCTGGCCGCAATCGCCGCTGCAGCGCTGGCAACGCTCATCCTTGGTTTCACTGCGGCAAAGGTACTGAGGCGAGGTGCAGTGCGGGGGGATCCGGCCCCGATACCAGCCCCAGCATCGTCCGGCGTGGACTGCGGGGCCAAAGTTCTGAGCACGCAGCGGTACAACGTCCTGCTGCAGGCACTTATGGGAACCTATGACCTGTCCTCAAGTGAAATCGTCCGGGCACACGTGCAAAAGTCACTCCGAACGGTCGGGGTTACACCCATCACTCCGACCTTAGGGGAGCCTTTTGATCTCGAACTGCATAACGGTGTTGCCGGGGTAACGGCCCCGTCCCCGTACCTCGTGTTCCGGGTAGCCCGGGTCCTGCGGCCAGGATGGCGCACCGACGACGCGGTCCTGCGCTTGGCCGACGTCGAAGTTTACAAGCGGGAGACGACCTAG
- a CDS encoding Hsp70 family protein: MTEGIPWRLAIDFGTSNTAAAVAQDGGGVVVLRLGARSDAIPSCVAAYNGEIVTGEAALRIAGIYPAAFEPTPKRRLAEEAVVLGSQIWDPVELVAAVLTYVFGQAKRYVGGGTPARVVLTHPEAWDEYMKRRLTAAALKAGILEESLVLMPEPVAAGWHYAATSDVDPGAHVAVLDFGGGTCDAAVLELAHTPEGPAFHVVKADGIDPLGGHDFDALLEGWVYSQLAAESKNELLEGLKSERSAADRAVLRDQIREAKHALSFHSSAPIGIHSGDHEWVCTVTRGEFEHLIEPHLRRAVELVQHVIEEALPSVQQLHRVYLTGGSSHIPALQAQLSEILPLKLGLMGDPKQVTSIGALEAPASRGDPAGTEVRQVPEPEAGTTGPGQPRESGRTGPFRLHHRLSARYQHRFSGTKGRPRTPHLPKKVLLAAGAAASAALVVAAVMLSSGGTPIPPPAVNASSFGRTEASTGKCAGKERPDLREGECYLLTSVNSLGLIAPDSCVGNNDLSGASSGLICGPSVTSNFSSIERPSVYVYGYASAQSLSSAFDDSIKRFNASPRSATKPPGWETWHLRDDQSQKVRGRVLGASENGTNYLVWTEDESLMMIRAESDAADVDKLYSWWHK, from the coding sequence ATGACGGAAGGAATCCCTTGGCGCTTGGCCATCGACTTTGGCACCTCAAACACAGCGGCCGCCGTCGCCCAGGACGGAGGAGGCGTAGTTGTTCTGCGTTTGGGAGCACGTTCGGACGCCATTCCCTCCTGCGTAGCGGCTTACAACGGCGAAATCGTCACGGGTGAAGCCGCCCTCCGAATCGCGGGTATCTATCCGGCGGCCTTCGAGCCGACACCAAAGCGCCGACTGGCCGAGGAAGCGGTGGTCCTGGGCAGCCAAATTTGGGACCCAGTCGAGCTTGTCGCTGCGGTATTGACTTACGTTTTCGGCCAAGCCAAGCGGTACGTCGGCGGCGGGACACCGGCACGCGTTGTCCTGACCCACCCCGAAGCTTGGGATGAATACATGAAGCGACGTCTGACTGCCGCAGCACTCAAAGCCGGCATCTTGGAGGAGAGCCTTGTTCTGATGCCCGAACCCGTCGCGGCCGGATGGCATTACGCCGCAACGTCCGACGTCGATCCCGGGGCCCACGTAGCCGTACTGGATTTCGGCGGCGGCACCTGTGACGCTGCCGTGCTGGAACTTGCCCATACACCGGAAGGGCCTGCTTTCCATGTCGTAAAAGCAGACGGTATCGACCCGCTGGGCGGCCATGACTTCGACGCCCTGCTAGAGGGCTGGGTGTACTCCCAACTCGCGGCTGAAAGCAAAAACGAGCTGCTGGAAGGGCTGAAGTCGGAGCGTTCGGCGGCTGACAGGGCGGTGTTGCGGGACCAGATCCGGGAGGCTAAACACGCTCTTAGCTTCCACAGTTCAGCCCCAATCGGAATACATTCCGGGGACCACGAATGGGTCTGCACTGTGACGCGCGGGGAGTTTGAGCACCTCATCGAACCGCATTTGCGCCGCGCCGTGGAATTGGTGCAGCACGTCATCGAGGAAGCGCTTCCGTCCGTGCAGCAACTCCACCGTGTTTACCTCACAGGGGGATCCAGCCACATCCCGGCCCTGCAAGCCCAACTCAGCGAAATCCTGCCGCTGAAACTCGGACTGATGGGCGATCCGAAACAAGTCACCAGCATCGGTGCGCTGGAAGCGCCCGCCTCCCGGGGAGACCCCGCCGGCACGGAAGTCCGCCAGGTCCCCGAGCCTGAAGCCGGGACAACGGGACCAGGCCAACCACGGGAATCAGGCCGAACGGGCCCCTTCAGGCTTCACCACCGTCTGTCAGCCCGGTACCAGCACCGCTTCTCTGGAACGAAGGGCCGTCCGCGAACGCCTCACCTGCCTAAGAAGGTGCTTCTAGCTGCCGGGGCAGCTGCTTCCGCCGCTTTGGTTGTTGCAGCGGTCATGCTGTCTTCCGGAGGGACACCGATACCGCCCCCGGCCGTAAACGCCTCGTCATTCGGGCGGACAGAGGCATCGACTGGCAAGTGCGCAGGCAAGGAACGACCGGACCTGAGGGAGGGCGAGTGCTATCTGTTGACCAGCGTCAACAGTCTCGGGCTGATCGCCCCGGACAGTTGTGTCGGCAACAACGACCTTTCAGGAGCCAGCAGCGGACTGATCTGCGGCCCGTCCGTTACCAGCAACTTCAGCTCAATTGAACGGCCGTCGGTGTACGTCTACGGCTACGCATCCGCCCAGTCATTGAGCAGTGCCTTTGACGACAGCATCAAACGATTCAACGCGAGCCCGCGCTCGGCGACGAAGCCACCCGGTTGGGAAACATGGCACCTGCGGGACGATCAATCGCAGAAGGTTAGGGGACGAGTCCTCGGCGCATCAGAGAACGGCACCAACTACCTCGTCTGGACCGAAGACGAGTCACTCATGATGATCAGGGCAGAATCCGATGCCGCTGACGTGGACAAACTGTACTCGTGGTGGCACAAATAA
- a CDS encoding MFS transporter: MREPNTATMASGPEAARINAELVARLERLPVTRRLSLIRIIIGSATFFDAYTVLAIAFAMPQLVTEWHLSAGEIGMILSAGYVGQIFGALFFGHLAERIGRLPVLLITILLFVSMDIGCLFAWGAWSMIILRFLQGIGTGGEVPVASAYINEFIGAKKRGRFFLLYEVIFPVGLMFAGIAGYFLVPVFGWKAMFIVGLIPAVLTIPMRALMPESPRWLASTGRVKKADAVVSMLENEAVKAGATLSEPVVRPVDSKATARSDWRELFKGIYRKRTFTIWFLWICVYMVNNGLITWLPTLYKQAFNLPLQTSLAYGWVTSAVGVIASILCALLIDRVGRKRWYSVAFLASTVPLVILTALGAVSATQVVVFASVAYAILQTISFSLYLYSAELYPTRLRAIGTGFGSAWLRAGSAIGPLLVGWIVDSYGVSVVFTVFAAVALIGGLITIFFAIETKGRVLEELSP; the protein is encoded by the coding sequence ATGCGCGAGCCGAACACCGCAACAATGGCCAGTGGCCCCGAGGCCGCCAGAATCAACGCCGAGCTGGTAGCCAGGCTCGAACGGCTCCCGGTCACCCGACGTCTGAGCCTCATCCGCATCATCATCGGATCCGCAACCTTTTTCGACGCCTACACCGTCCTGGCCATCGCCTTCGCGATGCCCCAACTGGTAACGGAATGGCACCTGAGCGCAGGCGAGATCGGAATGATCCTTTCCGCCGGCTACGTCGGACAAATCTTCGGGGCGCTCTTCTTCGGACACCTAGCGGAGAGGATCGGCCGGCTGCCCGTCCTGCTCATCACCATCCTGCTATTCGTGTCCATGGACATCGGCTGCCTGTTCGCCTGGGGAGCCTGGTCCATGATCATCCTCCGCTTCCTTCAAGGCATCGGCACCGGCGGCGAAGTCCCGGTCGCCAGCGCCTACATCAACGAATTCATCGGGGCCAAAAAACGCGGACGCTTCTTCCTCCTCTACGAAGTGATCTTCCCCGTCGGCCTCATGTTCGCAGGCATCGCCGGCTACTTCCTGGTCCCGGTCTTCGGCTGGAAAGCCATGTTCATCGTCGGACTCATCCCCGCGGTACTCACCATCCCCATGCGGGCACTGATGCCCGAGTCACCACGGTGGCTCGCCTCTACCGGACGCGTCAAAAAAGCCGACGCAGTCGTCAGCATGCTCGAAAACGAAGCAGTCAAAGCCGGGGCCACACTTTCCGAACCCGTCGTACGGCCAGTGGACTCCAAGGCCACGGCCCGGTCCGACTGGCGCGAACTCTTCAAGGGCATCTACCGCAAACGCACCTTCACCATCTGGTTCCTGTGGATCTGCGTCTACATGGTCAACAACGGCCTCATCACCTGGTTGCCGACCCTGTATAAGCAGGCCTTCAACCTTCCCCTGCAGACCAGCCTCGCCTACGGCTGGGTGACATCCGCCGTCGGCGTGATCGCGTCCATCCTCTGCGCCCTGCTCATCGACCGGGTCGGTCGCAAGCGCTGGTATTCAGTAGCCTTCCTTGCCTCTACGGTTCCTCTCGTCATCCTCACAGCACTCGGCGCGGTCTCCGCGACACAAGTCGTCGTGTTCGCCAGCGTCGCGTACGCCATCCTGCAAACCATCTCGTTCTCGCTTTACCTCTACTCTGCAGAGCTCTACCCAACCCGGCTGCGCGCCATCGGTACCGGATTCGGCAGTGCCTGGCTCCGGGCAGGATCCGCGATCGGGCCGCTCCTCGTCGGATGGATCGTCGACAGCTACGGCGTCAGCGTTGTCTTCACCGTGTTCGCAGCCGTCGCCCTTATCGGAGGCCTTATCACCATCTTCTTCGCCATCGAGACCAAGGGCCGCGTCCTCGAAGAACTCTCACCCTAA
- a CDS encoding recombinase family protein: MNSTRSRSSDTARGPALVTRARVLSTAYELFSRRSIRDVGVNELIETSGVAKSTFYRHFPSKDDSAVRVFQEYASGAFQARTRWKECLDYLQPGNVLMVADLTRLRRSTADLADIVTVLGQRGIGFRSLAEPWLDTTSAHGKFIFDMFASLAEYERSRLSERTKAGLAAAKARGRLGGRPRSMTPGKLETARQLRNEGKTLKETAQRLSVSVSSQTRALSLPET, translated from the coding sequence ATCAACTCGACTCGGTCGCGAAGCTCTGACACAGCCCGCGGGCCTGCCCTAGTTACCAGAGCACGTGTCCTCAGTACCGCGTACGAACTGTTTTCCCGGCGGAGTATCCGGGATGTCGGCGTTAACGAGCTGATCGAGACCTCTGGGGTTGCGAAGTCGACCTTCTACCGGCACTTCCCGTCGAAGGACGACAGCGCGGTCCGCGTGTTCCAGGAATACGCATCTGGGGCTTTTCAAGCCAGGACCCGGTGGAAAGAATGCCTTGACTACCTGCAACCAGGCAATGTCCTGATGGTTGCAGATCTGACCAGATTGCGCCGCAGCACCGCAGACCTGGCTGACATCGTCACCGTACTGGGACAGCGGGGGATAGGTTTCCGTTCTCTCGCTGAACCCTGGCTAGACACGACCAGTGCGCACGGCAAATTCATCTTCGACATGTTCGCTTCCCTAGCAGAATATGAACGGTCCCGACTGTCTGAAAGGACGAAAGCCGGCCTGGCCGCAGCAAAGGCACGTGGGCGGCTCGGCGGCAGGCCACGGTCCATGACCCCAGGGAAGCTGGAAACCGCCCGGCAGTTGCGCAACGAGGGAAAGACTTTGAAGGAAACGGCTCAGCGGCTCAGCGTTAGCGTTTCATCGCAAACGCGGGCTCTCTCGCTGCCGGAGACTTAG
- a CDS encoding cold-shock protein, with protein sequence MLGAAGRATGTVKWSNSEKGFSFIAPDDGSADVFAHYSAIASSGYRSLEENQKVQFDVVGGPKGRQAENIHPM encoded by the coding sequence TTGCTAGGGGCAGCGGGCAGGGCAACAGGCACGGTTAAATGGTCCAACTCGGAAAAGGGCTTCAGTTTCATAGCCCCTGATGACGGCTCAGCCGACGTGTTCGCCCATTACTCCGCGATCGCTTCCAGCGGTTACCGTTCCCTGGAGGAGAACCAGAAAGTCCAGTTCGACGTTGTCGGCGGTCCGAAAGGCCGGCAGGCGGAGAACATCCACCCGATGTGA
- a CDS encoding CBS domain-containing protein, protein MTTAREIMTGGAECVGENETLEQAARKMKDLDVGSLPICGEDNRLKGMLTDRDIVIRCLADGGDPRTATAGEFGQGKPVTIGADDLIEEAIKTMQDHKVRRLPVIDGHDLVGMLSQADIARNYPEDRVGELVAFISY, encoded by the coding sequence ATGACCACCGCACGCGAGATCATGACCGGCGGCGCTGAGTGCGTCGGCGAAAACGAAACCCTGGAACAGGCCGCACGGAAAATGAAAGACCTGGACGTCGGATCCCTGCCGATCTGCGGGGAAGACAACCGGCTCAAGGGCATGCTGACCGACCGGGACATTGTCATCCGCTGCCTGGCCGACGGCGGAGACCCGCGCACCGCCACCGCCGGGGAATTTGGCCAGGGCAAGCCGGTGACCATCGGCGCTGACGACTTGATCGAAGAGGCGATCAAGACGATGCAGGACCATAAGGTGCGCCGGCTGCCCGTGATTGACGGACACGATCTGGTGGGGATGCTCAGCCAGGCCGACATCGCCCGGAATTACCCCGAGGACCGCGTCGGGGAACTCGTCGCCTTCATCTCCTACTAA